The Lichenihabitans psoromatis genomic interval TTCGTGCCATGCCGCGAGGGCCGCCGCCGCATCCCCGCCAAGCCGCCCAGGGTCGCCGAGAAGCGCCAGTCGCACGCGGTGGCCGCTGCGAACCAGGCCTCCTGCCGCGACGATCCCATCGCCGCCATTGTTGCCGGGGCCGCATAACACGAGGATGCGCAAAGACGCCCCGCCCAGCATCGTCTCACAAGCCGCCGCCACGGCTGCGCCCGCGCGGTCCATCAAGATCGAGCCCGGAACGCCGCGTTGCGCCATGAGGCGGTCGGCCCGCGCCATCTCGTCGGTCGTTAGAAGCTCGCCTGTGCCGCGCCGATCAGGGTGCATCGGAGGTTCCTTGTACCGGGGGATCTAGTTCGCTCGACAGTGCTCTCGGTGGTCAGCAGTGTCTTAATTGCCTAATAGTTGAGCGGTATGCGTAGAACGATGGCATAAACGAAGATCGCAAACCATACGTGTCGGATAGCGTGGACGCTGTCCTCGAAGCTGCTTTATGGCACGTCGCATGCTAATGAGAGTTGACTGCAATGCCCGTGACGCGTTGTCGTTGGACGCAAAGCTTCTCCTACGCCTGAGTCGACAATCGCATGAAAAAGATCGAGGCCATCATCAAGCCCTTCAAGCTGGATGAAGTGAAAGAAGCGCTTCAGGAAGTCGGATTGCAGGGCATCACTGTGACCGAGGCGAAGGGTTTTGGACGCCAGAAGGGCCACACCGAGCTCTACCGCGGCGCCGAATACGTCGTCGACTTTCTTCCCAAGGTGAAGATCGAGATCGTTCTGGCCGACGAGATCGTCGAGAAGGCCGTTGAAGCGATCCGGAAATCGGCGCAGACGGGACGGATCGGCGATGGCAAGATTTTTGTATCGCATATCGAGGGGGCGATCCGCATCCGGACCGGTGAAACCGGCAACGACGCGATCTGATCCACTTGGCTGAACGTTACCACGACCGCTCCAGCGGTTCGTGCGCGTGTACTTGTGATGAATAGAAAGGACCGACATGAAGACCGCCCAGGATGTCCTCAAGGCGATCAAGGACAATGATGTCAAATACGTCGATTTCCGCTTCACCGACCCGCGCGGCAAGTGGCAGCATGTGACGTTCGACATCAGCATCGTCGACGAGGACGCATTTTCGGAAGGCATCATGTTCGACGGATCGTCGATCGCTGGTTGGAAGGCGATCAACGAGTCTGACATGACGTTGATGCCGGATCCGGAAACGGCCTGTATGGACCCGTTCTTCTCGGCCTCGACGATGTCGATCATCTGCGACGTGCTCGAGCCCGCAACCGGAGAGCCCTATGGCCGCGATCCGCGCGGAATCGCCAAGAAGGCCGAAGCCTTCCTGAAGTCGAGCGGCGTGGGTGACACGATCTTTGTCGGTCCGGAAGCCGAGTTCTTCGTGTTCGACGATGTACGCTTCAAGTCGGATCCCTACAACACGGGCTTCATCCTCGATTCGATCGAATTGCCGAGCAACGGCGACACGGCTTACGAGGGCGGCAACCTCGGCCATCGCATCCGCACCAAGGGCGGCTACTTCCCGGTCCCGCCGATGGATTCGGCTCAGGATATGCGCGGTGAAATGCTGGCCTCCATGGCGTCGATGGGCGTCAAGGTCGAAAAGCACCATCACGAAGTCGCTTCGGCACAGCACGAGCTGGGCATGAAGTTCGACAAGATGACGCTGATGGCCGACGGCATGCAGATCTACAAATATTGCATCCATCAGGTCGCCAACAGCTACGGCAAGTCGGCCACCTTCATGCCGAAGCCGGTCTTCGGCGATAACGGCTCGGGCATGCACGTGCACATGTCCATCTGGAAAGATGGCAAGCCGGTCTTCGCAGGCGACAAATATGCCGATCTGTCCGAAACCTGCCTGTTCTACATCGGCGG includes:
- a CDS encoding P-II family nitrogen regulator — translated: MKKIEAIIKPFKLDEVKEALQEVGLQGITVTEAKGFGRQKGHTELYRGAEYVVDFLPKVKIEIVLADEIVEKAVEAIRKSAQTGRIGDGKIFVSHIEGAIRIRTGETGNDAI
- the glnA gene encoding type I glutamate--ammonia ligase, producing MKTAQDVLKAIKDNDVKYVDFRFTDPRGKWQHVTFDISIVDEDAFSEGIMFDGSSIAGWKAINESDMTLMPDPETACMDPFFSASTMSIICDVLEPATGEPYGRDPRGIAKKAEAFLKSSGVGDTIFVGPEAEFFVFDDVRFKSDPYNTGFILDSIELPSNGDTAYEGGNLGHRIRTKGGYFPVPPMDSAQDMRGEMLASMASMGVKVEKHHHEVASAQHELGMKFDKMTLMADGMQIYKYCIHQVANSYGKSATFMPKPVFGDNGSGMHVHMSIWKDGKPVFAGDKYADLSETCLFYIGGIIKHAKALNAFTNPSTNSYKRLVPGYEAPVLLAYSARNRSASCRIPYTSNPKAKRVEIRFPDPTANPYLAFAAMLMAGLDGIANKIHPGDAMDKDLYDLPPAELKQIPTVCGSLREALESLDKDREFLKAGGVFPDDFIDSWIELKMTEVMRYEMTPHPVEFDMYYSY